In a single window of the Necator americanus strain Aroian chromosome X, whole genome shotgun sequence genome:
- a CDS encoding hypothetical protein (NECATOR_CHRX.G24287.T1), whose product MGQRLAPALAIGFMAKIEKPITDLKPLLYYRYIDDCSVVCSKQVELDTCFNLPNQQCPHIKFTRERPIDNWLAFLDVNIYLRNEICKTKWYRKPSSKNILIHYLSAHPSKTKKSVIGNRTAVRVSSSRQEKTRPVNLAHKVGISNGYPTGDGAGRHARHPT is encoded by the coding sequence atgggacaaaggctggcaccTGCTCTTGCCATTGGTTTCATggccaagatcgaaaagcctataaCAGACCTcaaaccactgctgtattatcggtacatagatgattgttcCGTCGTCTGCTCAAAACAAGTAGAACTAGACACATGCTTCAATCTTCCCAATCAAcagtgtccgcacattaagttcacaagggagcgaccgatagacaactggttggctttcttgGATGTGAacatttacttgcggaatgAGATATGTAAAACTAAGTGGTACCGGAAACccagtagcaaaaacatcttaatccactatctttcagcgcatcccagcaaaacgaaaaaatctgttattgGTAACAGGACGGCGGTaagagtctcatcgagtaggcaagaaaaaacacggcctgtaaatctggcccataaagtgggaatatccaatgggtacccaactGGAGATGGTGCTGGCCGACATGCACGACATCCAACGTAG
- a CDS encoding hypothetical protein (NECATOR_CHRX.G24288.T1) encodes MFTEVNILSDSEFALAWTKSSRKLLIFVTNQTDRIAKMRESLTSNGLTSQFLSCTADTGTRGVIAALIYDLDWIRGPHLLVDDRNGWPLRLIGEIDTDYTENGCKVVHHINIEVMTSSTSTTIDLSRFSSLMKALRTLATVAKLLVKWGGRFNVKQSLHIMKKRRKKEKKKQNLNLQKKFLLCCKPEIE; translated from the coding sequence ATGTTCACGGAGGTGAACATACTCAGTGACAGTGAGTTCGCACTTGCATGGACGAAGTCTTCACGCAAgcttctcatttttgttaccAATCAGACAGACAGGATTGCAAAAATGCGGGAGTCTTTGACCTCTAATGGTCTGACAAGTCAATTTTTGTCATGCACTGCTGATACGGGAACACGTGGTGTAATTGCAGCCCTTATTTACGATCTCGACTGGATTCGTGGACCACATTTGCTTGTTGACGACAGAAATGGTTGGCCGCTACGATTAATAGGCGAAATAGACACAGATTACACAGAAAATGGATGCAAAGTTGTACACCACATCAACATTGAGGTGATGACCTCTTCGACATCCACAACAATCGATTTATCAAGATTCTCTAGCCTGATGAAAGCCTTACGAACATTGGCAACTGTTGCTAAACTTCTAGTCAAATGGGGAGGAAGATTTAATGTGAAGCAAAGTTTacatataatgaaaaaaagaagaaaaaaagaaaaaaaaaagcagaatttgaatctgcaaaagaaatttctgctcTGCTGCAAACCTGAGATTGAGTGA